In the genome of Engraulis encrasicolus isolate BLACKSEA-1 chromosome 21, IST_EnEncr_1.0, whole genome shotgun sequence, the window gttaggattagggttgttACTCTTGTCAAGCTGTTTTTTTAATCTGACAtgtaaaatactgtatgtttaaTGCTCACATAAACATGGCATATGATATGGCAAGGTTTTTGTAAGGCATTGCATTTGGCACAGGATCTCTATAGATCAACGTCTTGACAGGACTTTCTAATTCAAGATTGGCGGTGATACTGTCTCAGTGCCTTCTCTGTGCCTTTTATGGGATTTTGGCAAGAGCAGTGATCGTGACAGATATATAATTTGACTAACGGTATGATGGGTCTTGATGGATTCAATTTCCACTCCTCTATATTACTCAGTAACGCATGCAGGGTtaattagagagtactctgggaccaaatacattctagaaaatgttaaatcgACAGTCTAagtgttaaaattaacactgcattgttttgtttcacagtgtactgtatgtatgaagtATGTGTTGCCCAGGCAGTTGTTTTTGTGACTCTAGTAAGAAGAGGGTGCAGCTCTTTAACACTGGCTAACCCAATTACATTAGCCTATATTAGCAGCAAAATCAAGGACTCAGTGATTTATTGTCTAGGAGAAAGAGACAAAGCATGACATAATTTTGCAGGAATTACATTTTTATTCGTAAACATTGCAGTAAAAAGTTAGCCTTCTCTAATGCAAAACTCCACTTCAAGCAGCCTCGCTTATGCCCGTACTTTGCAACAGACAGCCGTCCCAAGCAGCCATAGGCATGCCGTtaactcctcctcctcacatgtAAATAGGTTGACAAACAACAGTTTTACTGCAGGTCTTGGTATCTCTGTATACGTCAGATTAATATCCTTGTCTCCTCGTATGTTTCTTCTGGGTCAAACTTAATTTAGATGGTTTTGCAGGTGGCCCGTCCTATGCAGAGACTAGATGCAAAGAGCTATTAATAAACAGTCTCTGGGAAGCATGAAAACATTAAAGGGTAGGGGTCAGGGTTGAGTAGGGTTTAATTAAACATACACGGGTGCAAGGATACTAGGGTATTTGTCACGTGCATGGGAGAGATACATTTTGGAGTAGGTCATGCGGTCAAGTAGACGTTGAAATTTCAACCCACATATTGCAAGGACAGTGAGAGAAAACAACATAAAATGCAAGTTGAGAGCTAGTGATGCTGTGGCGCACTGTGCTACGTGGCCCATATAACATGTGGGCTGTTAGCCataggggacccaggttcgagtcctgccTGGATCTTATCCCAATCCTTCTCCATCTTTGTGTCTCACTCATttactgtcccactcttcacttttATTTCACTTTCCTTTCAAATTAAATTCCTTTCCAAGTAAAGGAATGCCCGAAACTTAAAAAGAGGTTGAGGATGGCAGGCTGAGAAATGAGGGGGGGGCTCTGTGCCTCCCACCTTCCCCCTTTGCTCATTCCAAAGTGAAAGAAGTTCCCTTGCCTGTCTTTTTAGCACATTGTGTAATCCTTGTAGCGTGTAGCAACTACTTCTGCGCCATGATGTTCACCAACGGCCTGAAGGACTCCAAGCTGTGAAAGAAGGGGGTGAGGCGAAATCGCACAGCATGAATGTATAACATCCTCATTCCGTggtcttttcctctttcctctctcccttcctccttctcttcagcACATCGTGTGATCCTGGCAGCCTGTAGTGATTACTTCCGAGCCATGTTCACCTGCGGCCTTAAGGAGTCCAAGCAGTGGGCCGTGAGGCTGCAGGCCATGACCGAGGAGGACCTAGACGTCTTCCTCATCTCCTGCTACAGCGGCTCCATGCTGCTGAGTTGGGACTGGGTGTTCGACTTTGCCTGCCTGGCCATCCAGTTCCAGCTGCAGCCTGCCATGTCCATCTGTTACGACTTCATGCGCCAGGTGACCTtcacatcacatttttttttaaatgtcactgTAATTCACAAGTTTTAATGttagggctctgaattaacacaaGCCAACCCGCCAAATTCTGGTGAAAATCCAGTTTGACTGATAAGAATAAAACTTGATAGCCACTCTGACCCATTAGTAGGTGTGTTTGGCTATTAATAAGAATAACGTCTACTAGCCATttcggctggtgatgaaaaagcaacgcagtctcaccccaagtagtcaatttctgactaccttggaccagacggcaatttttgacgtcttgggtattccttccacgtcacattttgactatgtggcctaaccctaaacctattcctaaacctaacctcaatgacgttatgctgccacaagggggcgcctttgaggacatagtcaaaatgtgacgtggaaggaatacccaagacgtcaaaaattgcagtcttggggtgtcaaaaattgagtagtcaaaaattgactacttggggtgagactgtgtagtgaaaaagttaatttagggccctgactATAATTCCTGATCTATGATTCTATTTTGCAGTCTTTGGTGGTAGTTAGAGTTTGTAAAACTTAGCCTTTAATATGCCTCACGTTTTGTCAGAGCCAATGGTGCTGAGCTGATGCTGAGTCTTGAACCATGTCTACTTTTTGGGGTTTTCAGTAACTCATGGTTAGAAGGCTCCCACTGCCTAcgatctcacttcctgttgtggTCTCAAAAGGCGAGGTATCCCCTTTCCTCACTCATTCATTTGTCTTTCTGTAACACCatcgagagggagaaagacagaggcatGTGGGGAAAAGCTTGGAAAATGTCGAAACTGTTCCCAAACCATGCCCACCCTAACCCTATCTGCCACATGGCATTATGGaacatgtgaagaaaaaaaactaaatgtgTTGACACTCATCATGTGAAGATGTGTTTAATTAACATATTTCCATGATGCTATGTTACAAATACTAATCACACTAAGTAAaaaatgtgttaattcaacaattatgcctcttccactgccagttttctggtaggcctacagctcgacacagcgcgacttgacTGCAACTTTTTGCGTTTCGGATAGGCACAAGACAGTTCAATCATGAagcaaaaagtgtctgccaagtcgcgctgtgtcgagctgtaggcctaccagaaaaccagcagtggaaaagaggcactagagAGTCAATTTCACCTCTACATCGTATTTCGTCCTCAAGTGCCTCAagtaacactgcattttcactGTGCAGGAGATGGACGCCGACTCCTGCCTGGATGTGGCCTCCTTCGCCGAGGCCTACCAGATGGACGAGCTGCTGTGCTTGGCCAACGACTTTGTGCTGCGCCACTTCCAGGAGGTGTCCGTCACCCCCAAGTTCCTGGACCTGCCCCGTGTCAAGCTGCTAGAGTACCTGCGGAGCAATGCCCTGTTCGTGCCCTCGGAGATCGTGGTGCTGCGGGCCGTCATGGCCTGGGTCGGGGCCTGCCCCACCTGGAGGGTCAAAATGGCGCAGGAGCTGATCGACGCCATCAAGTTCCCCCTGCTGACGTTCCAGGTTCTCAATGTTTCTCCATGTTTCTCCATGACTGTATAAGGAGTGTTTACATTATGAAAATGTAACCTCATGTTAGCTGTGACCAAAATTCATCATGGTTTTcagtattattttttaaatgtgaatTGACCTTTGAAAAAAATCTTCAAATCGGTTTACCTGACAAGATAAGAATTGAGCGATTAAACGTGTCCTTTTTACATATTAACGTGCACTTTTTAAACATATtaattttctctcctctgctgtgctgaCCTTCCAGGAGTTCAACGAGGCACAGGCCATCACCAAGAAGAAGGCCCAGAAGAGCATGACGCTGCTGTACGAGGCTCTTGTGGAGGCGTTCTGCTCCGTGGAAGGCAACCAGGACAGCTTCCGAAACTACATGCCGGTGGACAACATGGTGCTGGTGGGAGGGGACGGGATCACGCCGGACATGGGCAACCGCCGGGCCAGCAGGGAGCTGTGGTACAGCAAGTCCCTGCAAAACCACACGGGCATCATCAAAAGGGTACAGTACCTTAATAACAACCTGATCCCAGTAGCCTGACGATGTAGAGTATCTGCAACcctgtggagtaggcctatgggtATCATCACATGGGTATCATCAAAGACGGACAGCAGCAGCCTGATCTCAGTAGCCTGATACTATGGTTGATGCACGGGTGGAATTCTTTTTCCATGGGATCAATAATAATTTCTGTTGCTAAAACAAAGAATGCTAAGCTGTTACCAAATTATACTGCAAGAGATTTATTGAATACAGCCCGAATATGTCTTTATTCAACTTATGACTTCTTCAAGAGTTTGattttcattgacaaagttaagcgACCATTGTAGCGCATTATAAGATGTTAAGCGCACCTCCTAGTTTTTTTAAATtcccatgatgccatgttgcaggtTGAGTGGAAGCCTCTAGGGGAGCTTCCGGAGAAGCCCCGGTTCTGCCACGAGGTTGCCGTGCTGGACGACATGCTGTACGTGTGTGGCGGCCGCCATTACTATGGGACAAACGACGTCATGAAGTCAATGTACAGGTGGGTTCAATCTCAATTTGCTGTTTATGTCCCTAAATTGTGTATCGTAGTGGGGGTTGCCATGCTGGACAATATCCTGTTTGCGTGTGGCTGAAGTTGGGGTGGTAGTAAGGAGGTACCTTTGTAGGACAACAAGTTGTACAAATTGTATATGTTGTAATGTAATCAATATACAGGTGGGTTCAATTGAGCGATATAACACACGTGTGAGTGTTGGTTGATTGCAGGGACATGAGTCTTATTTGGTGGGTGAGGGTGATAGTAGAGGGTAGCTTTGTAGGAAGACAagctgtacagtatgtggcagCCGCCAGCCATTGCTGGTGAACAGACAATGACGTGAAAATAATGAAAAGGTGGGTGAATTAAGCGATGTGACTAGGGTGGCCAGACATCCGTCTTTAGGAAGGACCGtctgtcttttcagtgccttgtcctgCGCTAGGTACAGCATTAAAccagacaaaaatgcattaaatgcatgaaattgcatctaagaaacgcacattttcttgggggagaagcCCCACCCTCCGCCCGGCCTAAAAATGTCCTGATTTTTCCTGTCacagagatggtcaccctagataTGACATGACACATGTGAGCGGGTGTTGATTGCAGGGGGCATGAGGCCTATGGTGAGTGCGGGTGGTAGTAGGGGGTAGCTTTGTAGGACGATAAGCTTTATGAGTGTGGCGGCCACCACTACAATGTGACAGATGACATCACAAAATCAATGTACAGGTGTGAGCGGGGTTGGTTGTGGATATTGGTAGCCTATGACTAGTTTGTCCACAAAATTgcaaaaatgttgtttttttaccaCTGATGTACAAATGTATGATGATGTACACTGGTGTAAGTATAGTGCAATGATATTTCAGCTGGTAACTGTTCAACATTGATTAATGATCTCTGAATCATTAAACATAAATTGATAATtcatttcaatctctctctctctctctctctctctccacaggtaTGACCTTGCCGAGGGCAGCTGGCACCAGTGTGCCGACATGCAGATGGAGCGGTGCCAGTTTGCCATGGTGGTGCTGGAGGGCATGATCTACGCCATCGGCGGGGAGAGGGAGGCCGACCTCAACGTGGACACCGTGGAGCGATACTGCCCCCGAACAGACAGCTGGAGGTAACTGCTTgcaggggtcagttgttctgggcccagagaAGGGGGGGCAAGAAATGGTTCCCCATTCTATTGTttgcattgagaggggggccctctcagattattttgtcctgggcccagccagagttgtcagcggccctgtgtgtgtgtgtgtgtgtgtgcgtgcgtgcgtgcgtgcgtgcgtgcgtgcgtgcgtgtgcatgcgcgcagaGTTTGTAACTCCAGGTGAAAAACGTCCCTCTTTTTAGtacctacatgtacagtatatgggactACCCTTTTATGATAGCATATCGTACCTCCTGAGGCAAATTACATTTAGACACTTGGGTACAAAGACAAAATGCTTGTAACACTTAAATGGTACAGAGTGGTATTTTTTATTTCTCTGTATGCTGACAGAAGTTCAAtattacactacaccacattaaAGGACAGTTTTACCAAGAAGTGTAAACACCACTGAGCAGTTTTCATTTTCGGCTGACCTACAGGTCGGAAGAGGAATTGTCTTTCATAGAGAACAACAGAGAAAGAGGTTTCCACCTCTGAAGTGAACTTGGTTAGTGTGGTTATAACCAGAAGAGGGCAGCATAGCGAATTCAGAACTGTCTGCCATGCTATTACAAGTTGATGACTTTGTAACACTGAAACACTAATTGAACCCACAATATTGCAATTTTGTTGGTGTTGTTTTGTTATCATTTTTGTTATACGTGGCAAACCCTTATTATTATTGAATTAACTGTCCTTTGGATAACATTTggtctagggatgcaaattatcgattaattcattaatcattagatgatagccttatcaatcgacttacgattaattgataagcggcgttttccccccgaaatctcaatgtttcttgaaaaaaacctactaaaaccaaaaattttaataaaaaaattagataaaataccacatttaaattaattctatttcaattcattaatccaaaggtgatttaaatattccctcaattcacacccctcttcatacacactctttacatgcccatttcacctgggtctgttgtcagttgaattgtcgattaattgtgattaatgttttttaatcgattaatgaattgatcgattaaagtcgattaatcgtttgcatccctaatttggtcccactcaaaaattgTGTTTATTTTACTCTCTGGACAGTGTAGCATTgtcagagttaattctactcaatattgtgtataTAATGACTGCTGTAGAGCTacaattacactggccacctgcaccatatttagcagtaatttgtACTTTGTGATTAAGAGAGTTGTAAATACTATGGATATAGATTCATacaagtttactctgaaatattgacaaccCATTGTTTGACTGTGTAGTTTTGTCTGCACCCTAGACCAGCCCATGGGCAACCATCTTGTTTCTTAATATCAGTCAGGGCCAACAAAACATTTGTTCTGTTCCACCAATGGGATGAAAGAAACTTCTGAATTTGCCACGTTGTCCTTCACAGCCTATAACCACACTGACCAAGTTCAAAGGCACAGACCACAATCTTGAAATCTACCTACTCTAATGGTAGCTAATGTGACATCTTGGAAGCTTGAAATCTACTTATGGTAGCTTCTGTGTAAACAGACCAGGACCGGTAATGCAAAATGTGAAAACCACCTCAGATGTCGTCTTGATTTTTACTTTAGTTAAATATGTACTTTGGTTTTTTGGTTTCCGTAGTTACGTCTGCCCCCTGGACCAGCCCATGAGCAGCCACGCCGCCTCGGTGTGGGACGGCCAGATCTACGTCTCGGGCGGCTTCAACTGTGAGTATCAGAGCCTGGTGTCCATGTTCCTCTACCACCCCGAGCGCGGCACTACTTACCTGGCCGACCTGCCCTGCAGCCGTGCCCAGCACCGCATGGAGCTCCTGGGCGAACAGCTGTACATGGTCGGCGGCGTGTCCCCCGACGCGGACGGCGCCCTCATCGACCAGCTCGAGTGCAACGTCTACGACCCCGAGGAGGACTTCTGGTGGCGGGTGAGTCCCGTGCCCTCGCCTCATGTGGGCGCCGCCTCGGCTGTGCTGGAGGGCAAGGTGTACATCCTTGGAGGGTACACTCAGGAGGACTACAGCGAGACCAAGCTGATCCACCGGTATGACCCGGCCATAGAGCGCTGGGAGAACATGGGACAAATGCCGGGCCCCATCACCGACATCCGGGCCTGCTCCGTAAACTTACCCAGTCACTTGAAAGAATGAGATGTAGGTTATGGTGTCAATGGGAGAACATGGGCTGCATGCCGGGCCCTATTACCGACATACGTGCCTGCTCCGTTCACCTACCCAGTCACTTGAAAGAATGAGGCCACCTTGTATGCATGTAATTAGTCAACTGAAAAGACAGTGAAATAAGATGTTTGGCACACAGCcaaagagtgtgagtgtgcacattagctgcacacacacgccttcacTGACATACGGGCCTGCTCTGTTCACTCATCCAGTGACTTGACAGGACGGGATAATGACATGTAGGTTGTAGATGTAAATAAATAGGTGTTAATGAGATGAGAGTAGGCAATGCGAGTATAGTGCGTATTTGTGCcatgtgtatgtgagtctgtgagtgtgagagcgACTAGCAACACTAATTGCAGGGACGTTTCaaagtatttgggggccctaggcaaagaaagACTTTGGTTCCCCCTTTTCTCTTCAAACTTTTGGGGGGATGGCTCACTCAAGAGATATTTTGATAGCAATACCATTACACTTTTCGGTCAATGAATCTAGGGAGGTTTTGCCTGACTCACAAAGTTGCCATTGCAGTCATTTGAATACAAATACATAATGAGACATTGCCTTGGGCCCCATTTTCAGCTGGTAATTGCCTAGTTTGCGTGCCTGGTTGTAACAGGCCTTCCTGGTTGTCTTCTGCTGTTGTGGGTTACTGTTTTATATTAGGTTTTTTTATATACGTTTTTAATTACTATACCCTGCTTCTGACTGTACTTGCTTGAGCTTGCTATGACTTGCTGTGCAATGCCAAAGACCCAGAATTCAGACAACAGAAACACACTGACTACATCAAGCTAGAATGTAAACTTTTTCAAGGATCTAACTCTTGTGCATTTGTTATCATACAAAAAAAGTTTTCACAATGTAAACACAAATTACACATAGGCATTACTTTTGACAGAGGCTTCCGGTGCTATTTTTTCTACCGCAAATTGTCAACCGCGTTTAAGTGCATTCAATATCAGCTTGTTTGTATCTATGTCGCTTTGAATCCTCTTCTGGAGGGGAGCATGTTAACTTCTTAAATTCCATGTttggttgttcttttttttttttttaatgtgtaatCTGTGCAACTTAATTCCAAAACTTTATGACTGTGATTTGTGTGTCAGCATGAGCAGGGCATTTATCTTGCACTAAAATGGTTCATGTTGGGAAAACTGGTGGGGAGTGATAGGCATGCTGAGTTTCAGAAAGCAAACATCCAGTCACATATTTGTTCCAATAATATTCCCCCAAACAGCACTTTGGTGCCCAGCAGCACTTTGCTGTAAAGTAAACGTGGCCACCTTGACTACAGTAGATCCCaagatataatataattataatttcaTAAACAGCTACAATTATATAGCAGTATATAATTTCAATTACATGTATtgtgtttcaaaaatgtataagCTACTTTTCTGTATGTATTTGGAGCGGGTGGTCTCATGTCCTATTTAATATATGGAACTAGTACACAACATAGCCTTTCCAATCAAGAGAGTCAAGTCTCTCTCTATAAAAGAAATATCAGGTAAcaccccaccatacacacacacacacacacacacacacacacacacacacacacacacacacacacacacacacacacacacacacacacacacacacacacacacacacacacacacacacacacacacacacacacacacacacacctccttaccTAACCCACCTTGGCCTCGTCTTgcaagtatactgtatgtagatgGAATGGATACATGGTAGGACTTTTACTATCTATCCTTTTTCTACAAGTTTTGCCACTTTGCTTCTACAAACTACTCTACAGCAATTAACTCAACAGCTCCAAGGTGCTTACACAAAGTGAGGAAATGTATCAATCAATTGTGTGATGTAGGTACCGTTGGCAGGGGTGggggcaaatgggtatgttgttcaaggcccatggagatagggggcccagaaatgggtccctattacattgtatgtattgggtggcaaAAGCTGTCACCCGCTGCAGAGTTTTTTATGACTTGGTTGATTGTTTTATTAAGGGTTGTCGCATTTATGTGGACGTTTGGAATGCTTCTTGTTTCCTTTTTTATCTTTCATATTTTTCTCTCAACTACTGACAAGATTAGAGGTACAGAGAAATACAGGTTGGATTAGCTGTTATAGTTGCCATACACAATTTTAAATATTAGACTATTACTATTACCACTATTACTAGCACTTGGGCTATCATTAATACTATGGACATGGAGTAGGAATGAACAGATAGTCACATCAGATAACTATTTATTTCACAGTTCCTTTCTTCATGTACCAGCAGGGGATATCATAAAATGCATAGCTAACACTAGCCCTAACCTTATGCCACAGCATAGGTACGAATTGTTATTATCATGCTACATAGTTGTATATACTTTGCTACACTCTACAGAACCTAATGAatgtaacagtaacagtaaaatTAATCTCAGTTTCAACTGTTACTGTGTACCTTAAAGGTCGTATTTCTTTGCATTGGCCTCTTTCACCTTTGAACACTCAAGTCAATAAAGTGGCCGAACAGTAATTTGACTGGCGTATATACAGTAATTTGACTTGAATGTCTCACCTGCAAAAAAAATACAGACACTATAATTATTGTTGTATGTGTCATTGTGTATGGTTATACAGATATTTTCTGTAATTCGAGTTATTATAtacaataagaaataaaaaaggatGATATGGTATCAAATGTATGAAGTACTGTTTTTGTTCATGcactacgcgtgggcaatttttgAGTCCTTAGTGGACATGTCATGATAATAAAGACATTtgtaactatactttttggagtgccttggtgaagaaaagtgtTTTTCTTTACAAATAATACTGTTTTTAGTGTTGACAgttagaaaaagaaaagaaaagagaacaggcCGTTTCACACATTACcgtaaaatattattttattgtaagattcccccatatgggccctgacaaaggggcactgaattcacagcgccggtggctcacgggcacggtattaacatttgtttgcgtttctttTTCGTATTTCAACGCCTTTGTTTACAATCTATCGCCTTTGTTTTACTACTCtgagttttctgttgacttcaaagataaacattgcatatctgacatctggatctcaaaagcactgtgtgacagaGGGCCCCCTTCGGGGGGACCGTCCTAAAAACCTCCGGTCACCTGTATGCATTGCGCACCTCCCGGCGTGAAAAGCGCGCACCCCCTGTTGTGCGTTCCCAGCGCATCTTCGGCCAGCGGCCATTTGCTCCTGCATGCGCGCACCTCCCGTGCCCACGCTGAGACTGAAACTCCCACCAAATCGAATATGCGTGgtttaaatgcttactatgatgtgtttgaaattctatgcatgtgtttggtatcaatctgatggaaatacttcgggtggtgaacaggtcttggttttgaaactgttattagtgaatttattaaagatttagaatcataggatttggatacggtgttggttacaacccaaccccgcgccattgtgttaagcccagcccaggtaaatgccggcacgtcattggtccctggctggggtcgtcccacgagatacctaggtattaaactttggtgtaatgatcaaatctttgagtttaaaccccgctaaagggctcccgtggacctagtgtccatgtaaccatttcctcttaattaggtagcattgactttttcaacattgtacttgtcgtataattagatttgtcctgtaataaaactttcattgatctatattttgttgtagatcccgtttattccttcataaggttattgtactgtcgaaacgtagcagctccaaggacatttctccatgtggagtgggacgctatacttcgggtcagcccgagtgtcaatggtgtctacttaggataaaaatatgttatcgtaaactggaacttaagcggggtgatcagatctttttgggtgtagctctcgacatacacctctcgcctcctattgcagtcgaataggggtaaagtgtatggggcttaggatctcataagtatggtaccttccagcaactttaacctctgatttattctagacgtctctcatatgggatggacatgcataaagaaattagtcggccgcgtgcaaatcagttctacaagtaaatggatataaaacccttgacagctggactcagacttaaccgatattgttggaatattcataataagagcagtttatattaattgagtgcaatcacacaattatcctgggactagggagatctacgactgagatcccatcataatacggaaacttggtaaattaggaactaaaatgaaatgttttctacagtccagagtttaaggagcagagcacgagactaggattccggtgttgggcctatctctgGGTTTTCATTATGTACTCAAATGATCTTGGGGGAATGTCCGTATTGAAACAGTGCAGAGGGAGCACATTGCAACCACACAACAAAcatcccacaacacacacagctatgCATGTATGCAGTCACACACGagcacatacgctcacacacacacgcgcgtgcgtacAAACTTTGCTTCGCCATGACAATCAGttttccataacacacacacccacttacctcacatacccccccccccccacccccccccccaccaccaccaccaaacacacacacacacacacacacacacacacacacacacacacacacacacacacacacacacacacacacac includes:
- the LOC134437082 gene encoding kelch-like protein 33, translating into MAAAATCNPSDWSSLWRDRRQERIIARRISEASSTGSGSSSSEEGWGEIHNHDHANNSRNGDEEGGGGGDTDFSDTDDDTTDDDEEGMHDEEDGSHQYRSKASSHSSQTGVDCRTGCKRDKELALRQGMMRREGDNNSNQGEEVVVGSEGESEDFEDRCNEEEEENVCLDEDDDDEYDEGDFKTLYHHDAYVTEMFGTLSDFRASSLLTDVVFCTWSGGRFRAHATIVAAVSYVMEQKLRLPGRWNQSDIYVNLGPEVTDLGLTSLLEFAYTGNVADFDPEVAMHIRPAAQCLCAERVLEFCSQREEEWKQWKMEERRKSLKEHAEKAKRMAEERARGDEEQNTEENVDNDGGKKMAKIPEESEEERTIRLLAAKELEITLQRIRELWVEKVGCDVILQADVSQRTFHTHRVILAACSDYFRAMFTCGLKESKQWAVRLQAMTEEDLDVFLISCYSGSMLLSWDWVFDFACLAIQFQLQPAMSICYDFMRQEMDADSCLDVASFAEAYQMDELLCLANDFVLRHFQEVSVTPKFLDLPRVKLLEYLRSNALFVPSEIVVLRAVMAWVGACPTWRVKMAQELIDAIKFPLLTFQEFNEAQAITKKKAQKSMTLLYEALVEAFCSVEGNQDSFRNYMPVDNMVLVGGDGITPDMGNRRASRELWYSKSLQNHTGIIKRVEWKPLGELPEKPRFCHEVAVLDDMLYVCGGRHYYGTNDVMKSMYRYDLAEGSWHQCADMQMERCQFAMVVLEGMIYAIGGEREADLNVDTVERYCPRTDSWSYVCPLDQPMSSHAASVWDGQIYVSGGFNCEYQSLVSMFLYHPERGTTYLADLPCSRAQHRMELLGEQLYMVGGVSPDADGALIDQLECNVYDPEEDFWWRVSPVPSPHVGAASAVLEGKVYILGGYTQEDYSETKLIHRYDPAIERWENMGQMPGPITDIRACSVNLPSHLKE